A part of Candidatus Bathyarchaeota archaeon genomic DNA contains:
- the smc gene encoding chromosome segregation protein SMC, whose product MPYIKKIELKGFKSFGPQTVKILLDKGFTAITGPNGSGKTNILDAVLFALGELSVKRLRAENAAKLIFQGSEKAGLEKAKMAKVVIQFDNSDGRIPVDTNTVTISREVYRNGQSVYRLNGRRVSRAYLTEILSMAGMSPTSQNIVLQGTITRLADISPIERRKIIEDLVGIAQYDAEKAEAEEKLRAADLSIRTAMGRIDEVQRRVEDLERERNELLRYNFLKNEIKKFEAIKLSHDIAKIRSKIEHDSAQAEKIKDRLEKIKAIRDQYRLKRKEVESEWRKLSSEIVEEGSSQVLKVQMKIGELKSKITELTTKITSGKTSVEGLRKVRENNLQQYRTIRDEIRENRLKIRRLRAEYERILNEINEKQAKHDALAKDAAQLWENLGENSKKIREIESQIDKNYRRLAFLRSEQAKSQTAIKIRERRLKDLNERKERLALTLSELEKSIDELEKVQKEQKNQLKSLEYMLERRIAQKEAIEREIAEAGKIADSAREAVVEFATQRELAETIAAEEKALRSIEELGELGVIPGVYGRLRNLIKIDKAYQQAIEVAAGGWLDAIVVKDFDTAFTCTETLRRMKLGRIKIIPLEGISNTKPVEVPNREGVNGAAFSFIKCAKQYEPAVYFVFGDTIVVQEDKTALALSNEGYRTVTVNGDLYEPGGALESGYYRAPIDFSAIIPSEAAIKSLDEAVTALQQHLLRRENDISSLEGEIDKTRVEIARLSDAITMLDREIARVKRSIRRTKANIRRITSNIKRVESEIEAEKSKIWTCKAEKTVIQKEIRRLQNELIILRRKVDPANIQEMETKREKISEEINTLRQKLGAVQTEISTLQSQYDNVLRMGYKNARIELSRVEQQLKKVESEVEEALQEREKLKQELADLERSRVELSKNVLSAKEEAQKFTSQIDEIDKVLRKLDAEYEETDRLWNQYQLNIQTALIQLEQWQKQLKQFGYEKPLEVTAKEVEEAEASLRMLKFEFERIEAVNQLALSHYAEQISRYKELSIRMNELEREKQAILKFMEEIESKKRKAFMEAYEKINQNLQRYFSKLTGGGFATLKLENVEDPFAGGIEMVVQFPNKPSIVVSGASGGERSVAAVAFLFALKEFTPAAFYIMDEVDAHLDAFHVSKLADLLLEESEKTQFIIITLKPEMVNKAQKVYGVYGRNGVSNVISAKFLEVPS is encoded by the coding sequence ATGCCCTACATCAAAAAAATAGAGCTTAAGGGCTTCAAATCATTCGGACCTCAAACTGTTAAGATTCTTTTAGACAAAGGGTTCACTGCTATAACAGGACCCAATGGCAGTGGGAAAACAAACATTTTGGACGCGGTTTTGTTTGCTTTAGGCGAATTAAGCGTCAAAAGACTTAGAGCTGAAAACGCTGCAAAACTTATTTTTCAAGGCTCTGAGAAAGCTGGTTTAGAAAAAGCGAAAATGGCCAAGGTGGTTATACAGTTTGATAATTCTGACGGACGCATACCAGTTGACACAAACACAGTCACGATTTCACGTGAAGTTTACCGAAACGGCCAAAGCGTTTACAGACTGAACGGAAGAAGAGTTTCAAGAGCTTATCTCACGGAAATCCTTTCCATGGCGGGAATGAGTCCGACAAGCCAAAACATAGTTTTACAAGGTACCATAACACGATTAGCAGATATCTCCCCGATCGAGAGACGAAAAATAATTGAGGATTTAGTTGGGATCGCCCAATATGATGCGGAAAAAGCTGAAGCTGAAGAGAAGCTACGCGCTGCAGACCTTTCAATACGCACTGCCATGGGAAGAATCGACGAAGTTCAGAGACGCGTTGAGGACCTAGAAAGAGAGCGCAACGAACTTCTCAGATACAACTTTCTCAAAAATGAGATAAAAAAGTTCGAAGCTATCAAACTGTCCCACGACATTGCAAAAATCAGGTCGAAGATAGAACATGATTCAGCTCAAGCTGAAAAAATTAAGGATAGGCTTGAAAAAATTAAAGCTATCCGTGACCAATATAGGCTTAAGCGCAAAGAAGTTGAAAGTGAATGGCGGAAACTGAGCTCTGAAATTGTTGAAGAGGGTAGCTCACAAGTTTTAAAAGTCCAGATGAAAATAGGTGAACTTAAGTCCAAAATTACAGAGTTAACTACGAAGATAACCTCGGGAAAGACAAGCGTTGAAGGCCTCAGAAAAGTCAGAGAAAACAATCTCCAACAATATAGGACCATTAGAGATGAAATTCGCGAAAACCGTTTAAAAATAAGACGCTTAAGGGCTGAGTATGAGCGTATTTTAAACGAAATCAACGAAAAACAAGCGAAACATGATGCACTTGCAAAGGATGCTGCACAGCTTTGGGAAAACCTCGGCGAAAATAGTAAAAAAATCCGCGAAATAGAATCACAGATCGACAAAAACTACAGGAGACTTGCATTTTTGAGGTCTGAGCAAGCTAAAAGTCAGACGGCAATAAAAATCCGCGAGAGAAGACTTAAAGACTTAAACGAACGGAAAGAGCGGCTTGCATTAACTCTCAGCGAGCTTGAAAAATCTATAGACGAGTTGGAAAAAGTGCAAAAAGAACAGAAAAATCAGCTAAAAAGCCTAGAATACATGCTTGAAAGAAGAATAGCCCAAAAGGAAGCCATAGAACGGGAAATAGCTGAAGCTGGAAAAATAGCGGACTCAGCACGCGAAGCTGTTGTAGAATTCGCCACCCAGAGGGAGCTTGCAGAAACCATAGCCGCCGAAGAAAAAGCCTTGAGAAGCATAGAGGAGTTAGGCGAGTTAGGCGTAATACCTGGAGTCTATGGGAGACTGCGTAATCTAATAAAAATCGACAAGGCTTACCAGCAAGCAATAGAAGTTGCTGCTGGTGGCTGGTTGGATGCAATAGTCGTGAAGGATTTTGACACAGCCTTCACGTGTACTGAAACACTGCGAAGAATGAAGCTTGGACGCATAAAGATAATACCGCTTGAAGGAATCTCCAACACTAAACCAGTCGAAGTACCGAATAGGGAGGGAGTTAACGGTGCAGCTTTCTCTTTCATTAAATGTGCAAAACAATACGAGCCCGCGGTGTACTTTGTCTTTGGTGACACTATTGTTGTTCAAGAAGATAAAACAGCTTTAGCTTTATCTAATGAAGGTTATAGAACGGTTACGGTGAATGGTGACTTATATGAGCCAGGAGGCGCCCTTGAAAGCGGTTACTATCGAGCTCCAATAGATTTTTCAGCTATAATTCCAAGCGAGGCAGCGATAAAGAGCTTGGATGAAGCTGTTACTGCTTTGCAACAGCACCTTTTAAGGAGAGAAAATGACATCTCCTCTTTAGAAGGAGAGATAGACAAGACCCGTGTTGAGATTGCCCGCTTATCTGATGCCATAACCATGCTTGACAGGGAGATAGCCAGAGTTAAAAGGAGCATAAGAAGAACAAAAGCAAACATTAGAAGGATAACTTCTAACATTAAACGAGTTGAAAGCGAAATTGAAGCTGAAAAATCGAAAATATGGACATGTAAAGCAGAGAAAACCGTTATACAAAAGGAAATTCGCAGGCTTCAAAATGAATTAATAATTTTGAGACGCAAAGTCGACCCAGCAAACATCCAAGAGATGGAAACCAAACGGGAAAAAATTTCCGAAGAGATAAATACTCTGAGGCAGAAACTTGGCGCCGTCCAAACGGAAATTTCAACCCTTCAGTCTCAATATGACAACGTTTTGAGAATGGGATATAAAAACGCTCGAATTGAATTGTCCAGAGTTGAACAGCAACTTAAAAAAGTGGAAAGCGAAGTTGAGGAAGCTCTACAGGAAAGGGAAAAATTAAAACAAGAGTTAGCAGATTTAGAGAGAAGCCGTGTTGAACTTTCCAAAAACGTTTTATCCGCCAAAGAGGAAGCTCAAAAGTTTACATCTCAAATAGACGAAATTGACAAGGTGCTTCGTAAGCTTGATGCTGAATACGAGGAAACAGACCGCTTGTGGAACCAGTATCAGTTGAACATTCAAACAGCGCTAATACAACTTGAACAGTGGCAAAAACAACTGAAGCAATTTGGTTACGAAAAACCTTTGGAAGTCACCGCTAAAGAAGTTGAGGAAGCAGAAGCTTCCCTAAGAATGTTGAAGTTTGAGTTTGAAAGGATAGAAGCGGTAAATCAGCTTGCTTTGTCGCATTACGCGGAGCAGATCTCTCGTTACAAAGAGTTGTCCATTCGAATGAACGAGCTTGAAAGGGAAAAACAGGCGATATTGAAGTTTATGGAGGAAATTGAAAGCAAAAAACGCAAAGCATTCATGGAAGCCTACGAGAAGATTAATCAAAACCTGCAAAGGTATTTCTCAAAACTTACTGGAGGGGGATTCGCCACCCTCAAACTTGAGAATGTGGAAGACCCATTTGCTGGCGGAATAGAAATGGTTGTTCAGTTTCCAAATAAACCATCCATAGTTGTCAGCGGGGCAAGCGGCGGAGAGCGTTCCGTGGCTGCTGTAGCATTTCTGTTTGCCTTGAAGGAATTCACACCAGCAGCCTTCTATATCATGGATGAGGTGGATGCGCACTTAGACGCCTTCCACGTTTCGAAACTTGCCGACTTATTATTAGAAGAGTCGGAGAAGACACAGTTTATCATTATTACGTTAAAGCCTGAGATGGTTAACAAAGCACAGAAAGTGTATGGTGTTTACGGGCGTAACGGTGTCTCAAATGTTATTTCAGCAAAATTCCTTGAGGTGCCAAGCTAG
- the scpB gene encoding SMC-Scp complex subunit ScpB — protein MEDLTLQEPKSALNKLAQSNQEKTLNELALVEAALYVAGRPLTISELCSVLKTKSKNKVKMLVKTLMQEYANRNTALEILELKDERYVLQLKTEFTPHVRKLVKRPLLSTGPLKTLAYIALRQPVPQKRVVEVRGHHAYGHIKLLKEMGLIASERKGRSLVLKTTDYFADYFGLSHDMPTMKRELKKILEKDRAAEGTVVNSEI, from the coding sequence TTGGAGGACTTAACACTGCAGGAACCGAAAAGCGCGCTTAACAAGTTAGCTCAAAGCAATCAAGAAAAAACTTTAAATGAGCTAGCCCTAGTTGAGGCTGCATTATACGTTGCCGGCCGGCCGTTAACTATTTCAGAGCTTTGCTCTGTCCTGAAAACTAAGTCAAAAAATAAGGTGAAAATGCTTGTAAAAACGCTAATGCAGGAATATGCCAACCGAAACACTGCCCTAGAAATCTTAGAATTAAAAGATGAAAGATATGTCCTTCAACTTAAAACCGAGTTCACGCCGCATGTAAGAAAACTTGTTAAGCGTCCTCTCCTTTCCACAGGCCCGCTTAAAACTTTGGCGTATATAGCCTTAAGGCAGCCAGTGCCCCAAAAACGAGTCGTGGAAGTGCGGGGGCATCATGCTTATGGACATATAAAATTGCTCAAAGAAATGGGATTAATCGCCTCTGAAAGAAAAGGGCGTTCATTGGTCTTGAAGACCACCGACTATTTTGCAGACTATTTTGGCTTAAGCCACGACATGCCAACAATGAAGAGGGAACTGAAAAAAATTCTGGAAAAAGATAGAGCGGCAGAGGGGACGGTCGTTAATTCGGAAATATAG
- a CDS encoding 30S ribosomal protein S8e: MSVWHGDLHKRKPTGGKKKPYRGKRKFEQGSFPVETTLGEPKRKFERRRGGNLKVRVLSEKYACVTDVKTGKTEKAEILRVVKNPANVDYDRRGVITKGTIIETNLGLARVTSRPGQNGVINAVLISKEEAD; the protein is encoded by the coding sequence ATGTCTGTTTGGCACGGTGACTTGCATAAAAGAAAACCAACAGGAGGAAAAAAGAAGCCTTACCGAGGAAAACGAAAGTTTGAGCAAGGATCTTTTCCCGTTGAAACAACCCTTGGCGAGCCTAAAAGAAAGTTTGAACGAAGGAGGGGTGGCAACCTTAAGGTTAGAGTTTTAAGCGAAAAATACGCTTGCGTAACCGACGTGAAAACCGGAAAGACTGAAAAAGCTGAAATACTTCGCGTTGTCAAAAATCCGGCGAACGTAGACTACGATAGAAGGGGTGTAATAACAAAAGGCACAATTATAGAAACCAATTTAGGATTAGCGCGTGTTACATCTCGTCCTGGACAGAATGGTGTAATAAACGCTGTTTTAATAAGCAAGGAAGAAGCTGACTGA
- a CDS encoding signal recognition particle protein Srp19 (binds to 7S RNA to mediate binding of the signal recognition particle protein Srp54) — MREQDKVILWPAYFDATKTRGEGRKIPKNLAVPSPKIAELKEAAEKLGLEHELVFDVCYPKTPWLKTGMLLVVKKESKTQILKKVAKQLHKIRSVAATK, encoded by the coding sequence ATGCGAGAGCAAGACAAAGTGATTCTATGGCCGGCATATTTTGACGCAACGAAAACCCGGGGTGAGGGAAGGAAAATACCGAAAAATTTAGCCGTACCATCGCCTAAAATCGCTGAACTAAAAGAAGCAGCTGAAAAACTAGGCCTTGAACATGAACTGGTTTTTGATGTTTGTTATCCAAAGACACCTTGGCTTAAAACTGGCATGCTTCTAGTCGTCAAAAAAGAGTCGAAAACTCAGATTCTTAAGAAAGTCGCTAAACAACTACATAAAATCCGCAGCGTCGCAGCCACGAAATAG